The Symphalangus syndactylus isolate Jambi chromosome 11, NHGRI_mSymSyn1-v2.1_pri, whole genome shotgun sequence genome contains a region encoding:
- the PSKH1 gene encoding serine/threonine-protein kinase H1 — protein MGCGTSKVLPEPPKDVQLDLVKKVEAFSGTKSDVYKHFITEVDSVGPVKAGFPAASQYAHPCPGPPTAVHTEPPSEPPRRARVAKYRAKFDPRVTAKYDIKALIGRGSFSRVVRVEHRATRQPYAIKMIETKYREGREVCESELRVLRRVRHANIIQLVEVFETQERVYMVMELATGGELFDRIIAKGSFTERDATRVLQMVLDGVRYLHALGITHRDLKPENLLYYHPGTDSKIIITDFGLASARKKGDDCLMKTTCGTPEYIAPEVLVRKPYTNSVDMWALGVIAYILLSGTMPFEDDNRTRLYRQILRGKYSYSGEPWPSVSNLAKDFIDRLLTVDPGARMTALQALRHPWVVSMAASSSMKNLHRSISQNLLKRASSRCQSTKSAQSTRSSRSTRSNKSRRVRERELRELNLRYQQQYNG, from the exons ATGGGCTGTGGGACAAGCAAGGTCCTTCCCGAGCCACCCAAGGATGTCCAGCTGGATCTGGTCAAGAAGGTGGAGGCCTTCAGTGGCACTAAGAGTGATGTGTACAAGCACTTCATCACAGAGGTGGACAGTGTTGGCCCTGTCAAAGCCGGGTTCCCAGCAGCAAGTCAATATGCACACCCCTGCCCCGGTCCCCCGACTGCTGTCCACACGGAGCCTCCCTCAGAACCACCACGCAGGGCCAGGGTAGCTAAGTACAGGGCCAAGTTTGACCCACGTGTGACAGCTAAGTATGACATCAAGGCCCTAATTGGCCGAGGCAGCTTCAGCCGAGTGGTACGTGTAGAGCACCGGGCAACCAGGCAGCCGTATGCCATCAAGATGATCGAGACCAAGTACCGGGAGGGGCGGGAGGTGTGTGAGTCAGAGCTGCGTGTCCTGCGTCGGGTGCGTCATGCCAACATCATCCAGCTGGTGGAGGTGTTCGAGACGCAGGAGCGGGTGTACATGGTGATGGAGCTGGCCACTGGTGGAGAGCTCTTCGACCGCATCATTGCCAAGGGCTCCTTCACCGAGCGTGATGCCACGCGGGTGCTGCAGATGGTGCTGGATGGCGTCCGGTATCTGCACGCACTGGGCATCACACACCGAGACCTCAAACCTGAGAATCTGCTCTACTACCATCCAGGCACTGACTCCAAGATCATCATCACCGACTTCGGCCTGGCCAGTGCTCGCAAGAAGGGTGATGACTGCTTGATGAAGACCACCTGTGGCACGCCTGAGTACATTGCCCCAGAAGTCCTGGTCCGCAAGCCCTACACCAACTCAGTGGACATGTGGGCGCTGGGCGTCATTGCCTACATCCTACTCAGTGGCACCATGCCGTTTGAGGATGACAACCGTACCCGGCTGTACCGGCAGATCCTCAGGGGCAAGTACAGTTACTCTGGGGAG CCCTGGCCTAGTGTGTCCAACCTGGCCAAGGACTTCATTGACCGCCTGCTGACAGTGGACCCTGGAGCCCGTATGACTGCACTGCAGGCCCTGAGGCACCCGTGGGTGGTGAGCATGGCTGCCTCTTCATCCATGAAGAACCTGCACCGCTCCATATCCCAGAACCTCCTTAAACGTGCCTCCTCGCGCTGCCAGAGCACCAAATCTGCCCAGTCCACACGTTCCAGCCGCTCCACACGCTCCAACAAGTCACGCCGTGTGCGGGAGCGGGAGCTGCGGGAGCTCAACCTGCGCTACCAGCAGCAGTACAATGGCTGA